ggtcaccaggcggtgggtttttcgtggtattcacacatggttaagttgtcttcacccctggagtctttctcctggaggtgggctgggaggctctgatttttggccatttttcccagccccttccctagattacttactttttcttttatactaacctgcgttcactgtccttcgtccacgtgtagggtcaacctttccaagactgatacttgtcccatcagtccatacccaaagtcattgggggtggttgtaaaaaccgAAAAATACAGCTCTGTCAGGTatagagtattgaatggcagtaaaggcagctttccctggatattttagattttctttcaagcttagtcctataccgtttttgcccctctttccggtggaactttgggtctgccgaggactgaattgtcctcggctgtatcccaaggcgatcttgtgctttattttattaaacttgggccatagccctcctcggcttgggccctTGGACTCTCCAcaggtaaatgggcctggcccataaattattaggccccacagatatatatatatatatataaagtttaggAATTTTGTCTCAAACTTGGACTTTTATAAAACTTATTATAATACTAggaatatttaataaataacatttataATTAACTCATCAGGTTCAATTACTCAAGATCTAAAAGactaaaacctaaacctatatCGATCaaacccatttaaaattttaatctaaaCCTCATTccaaatcatttttaaaaatcccTAAAACATGTCATATATGGATTGAAACAAGTTGAGAAACTCATCCTACTACCTATTAAGAAAATGGGATAATAAGTAAGAAATATAATCAAACTTAATATTTGCTTTTAATGTGCGATAATTCACTATTTTTAAGATGATATTTGCTCCCACTCAAAGTGGTTGTTAATATATTACTAGCATATCATCTCCGAAGTCTACAATACAATAAAGCCTATGAATCCTACAAATAGCAATTTAGAAGAATTGCTTGGATTTccctatatttttgttttttcaattgaatatgaatatatatttttatatatatatatatatatatttatagaatatGAAGAGACACAAATCAAATGTCatgattctcaaaataaaactaataatctttattaatttttaaaaaataattctaattggaactcatttttaattatgACTTCACTTGAGGGGGCTTGAGCTCACTTGAACGAGCcactaaaactcgattttctcattTTAGTTTCTCTTCAGTCTTTTACTTATGATTTAAGAATGGCCATATATTACAACCTACACTTCTGTGTGTAACTCATATTCAATTTAAGATTACTTGTATCATGCGTATATAAGCCAAATTGTTAAGGGAGAAAGTTTGTTACGGTTTTTTTGGTGTCTCTAGCAAATTAAGCTCTTAAAACGAACATTGAGGAGAGATAAAAAGCCTTCTCTCATAGCTCACCCAAGTGAAGCTTtgtagtaaatatttttttcttcaagaaaaacTAATATATTCAATAGAACGAAACTAAGggcttgtttggattgagggggagagAAGGGAAGTGGAGGGACGTAGAGTaaagttggctaaaaatagacCAATTTTAGGCTAATTCTACTTTACtttactctccctctctccttcTCGATCCAAATGGACcataaataaacaaagtaaGGGTCAAGAGTTTAATAACTGATGCAgaagaacacaaaaataaactaaggGAAGCTATTGCATTAATAGTCCATTAGTTTGCTCACCTAAGGGAAGCTATTGCATCCTCACTCTCCATGCAATCTAGGTGTGATAGGTTAGCCTacattaatgattaaaaaaataaaattagaatgaTTTAAGCAGGACATAAAATGgggaaaattgaaataattatcTTTCAAATTGGTTTGGAGGGAAATTCTTTTACTTCAATCCACTATGTGACATTCAAATGGTCGATTATGCAcatgtatatattttatgacttatttaatagtaatataacttattttaatgatttaattgATTATGTGATTAAAATGCATGTAAATACTTATTTGAATAGTcacataatgaattttttttttttttttgaaaaacaaacacacaaaaaagaggaaaagcaCGTAATGAATTGTTTGGAGATTTATGTCTGGTCAACACATGAAATTATGCCTCAAAAAGCAGAAAGTTATTGATTGGATTTTTTCTCTTTACCGTTCTTTCGAGCCAAATCAAAAACATATCAAAGTTGCAAAACATGATTCGTTTAATTGACTGCAAGTGGCTAGTATTTAAGGCTTTACtaaggagaataaaaaaaaatttctataaaaaaaggTTTATCAAAAGATGGTATGTGATAAATATATGGGCTTTTTGAGTAGGGACTGAGGCGAGATACCTATTTGCCATTCGCACTTGATGACTTCATACAACCACTAAaccaaacaatcattcaagGGCTTTTGTACTTCATCGATTCTATAAACCACACGGTTAGTTAATTAAAGTTTTGAAAGAAACtccttatttttatatttgtgatttgtgagtgGAAGTcccacatgaaaaaaataattgagcCTAAATCTATGGACTTAAAACGGTTAAACTTTTAGGTTAAGAGGACTTTAATTGGGATCTACTTAAGGTATTCTCTCCGCCCAATAAGTGGTATTTGAAATTACAATACGCAGCAAGATTTCCATTCTAAATACTTCAACTACATGTGGTTGTAGCACTCAAAATTTCTTTCTATAATAAAGCAAAGATTTTGCTGAGATATTGGTTTCACtaggttccttttttttttttttttggggggggggggggggttgcaGTAAGATTGTATTATTCATACAAAgtagttcttttattttttttccaatttattgtgaattcaagttgtaaagttgtgatttacaattatgttttatgttggctttaattctgtgtcaaatttaattgtaattctATTCAatcatttccttgtatttttgtgggatttaatgtaagggttgtgtgtgagagtttGGTGAAGATTCTGTGAAGATGAGGATTTCACGACTAGCTCGCAAGTGCTAACCCGCGAAACAAGCCACGAGAgaagcacatgttggaatttgaagaatttttgACAAGCTGGATTTCGTAAGTCATTCGCGACTCAAGCCAGGTCGCAAGTGACCCACAAAACTCTCTGCCTGATTATTTTGAGTGTGCATTTTCTCATACCTTTAGCAACACTATATAAACCTTCATTACCCACTAAATGTAAAGAAGAACAAGGAGTATTTACAAgaaacttttgagagagaaaaccctaaccaaacacttgagagttagagattgtttaCTCACAATCCTCTACATCATTTCTTTAGAGTTTCTATTTACCTCTACATCTCCATctacatatccttgagaggttcttagcaCACACATTTACCTCACCCATTCTGAATGTTAAGAGAAGTTTTGGTGCCtatgggaagcattggaagaagccattgagtggcggatgcaatcgggcggaATTGCAGGATTCGAATAattagtgaagacaagactctgAGAAGTCCGTCAGTAGTTGGAGCTTAGAGGGCTCAAGTATATTTGGTAGATTAGatttggagggtctttttgatattcgtgtactccaacttattcactagtggattgattttggcttggagggccgcagagaggtttttcgccgagtacttcggttttctcttcgataacatgtctcggtattatcttgtgtttgcatctctcttccctactctttaagctttacatTTATCGCTTATTGTACTTGCTTATGCATTAGAATAGTGTATCGGTTTATTACGCATTTTTTActcttattccgcacttagttaagttagagtaaaaacaattaagttgtaatttaaaatttggggtttaaaCAAGCATTAGTGTTTCTACACTAATTAAGATTTCACAAGTTCTTGGCATAAATTTAAGTATTGTAATCTTTGTTTTATTACAATGATTGGTTGAATCTATCTTGTGCTTTTTCCTTATGTACTGAAGGGTTTTTCATGTAAATTTGTTGTGTTCATCTGTGATTGATTTTTCTTAGCACTTGGCAGTACACGAGCTTTTGTTGTCCTAATAAGTGGTATTAGAGGCGGTGATGGTGTGCAGCAAGATTATCAAGGTCCCTTCACCATGGTAATGGATGTACAAGATTCCTGTGGATGAGTGTGTGGAGGTGGTATTACATGCATCGAGTGCATGTATCCTCTCTCACACATGGGGGTGGACCCCACAAGACATGATAGATTTTCTCGAGTGTGTGAGGTTGACATGTGGTCCTATGCATGGTGCACAGGGCCCATAAATGATGCACGGGAGAAGGAAAAAGTCCATAAGTAAGACCTGTTCATGGCCGTTAGAGACACGTGGGAGAAAATTGTTTGGATGTACATGTGTGAGGGAAGTCTTACATGAAGAAAAAGTAATGAAATTGAagaattaatataacataattggttccaaattcattttttttaaacttttgagtTAAATGGTGTTCCTAGCTTCTAGTAGAATCTCCCAAAGTATTACAAGAATTCTATGCATTCAAAGTACCTTATCAACTTTCCTTGAGGTCTCATTTGGGAGGAAGGAATGGAATTGaatagaaatgaatgaaaagaataattttagaatattctttccttcccttgtttgggagttttaatggaggaaaTTGAAAGCCcattcccttatttgggagggaatggaataggtaggagggaacactcattcctctctattctcttaaaacctcaaattttctttccccccgaaattgggaggaatgtgagggaatgaaattagatttaatgatttttttactaaaactcccaaaatacccttatatattcagccctttattttaaaataaagggtctaatagtaatattgtcataaaatgattcaatTCCATTCCCTCTATATTGCTCCAaaataagattacttacattccatttattttcacTCATtgtcattcctttattttaaaatatccaatcaaggttatttaatttcattccattctatttttttccattcctttcccttacttaaatacattccattccattcttttctattctcttatgattattctattccattccattcccttatgaactctcAAACCGAGCCTTAGAATCAAATGCAGTTCCTGATACCTAAAACCATCCACAACTTCAAGGTAGTGGGGAGAACGAGATTGCatcacaaataaaaattgtatttcaattttcaatccagtgaaaaataaagaatcatTCCTTCCCCCAAGAGTTAAGAATTAAGATAGTCATGTTGTTGGAGTTTAAATGGAAGATACAGTATGAACATCGATTGATGTGATGATGATTGATGAAGTGCATTGAACTAGGTAAATAATATTTCCAAAGGAAGCAAAACTGGTTTATAATTGTTTAATGGACTTACTGATTTTTTTACGAATTTCAATCATTATCTCTACTTTCCAATATTAACTATTACAAGTTCCATCAAGAGTCAAGATTCACTTTTTTATATCCCAAGAGTTATTATACACAACACTTCGAcactaataatattattatacaTCTCCAAGTGCACAATGTCctagtttgaactttgaacaaGAACCATccatctaaaaaaatattaatgctATAGAGTATAGACACAATATACACTTCATTAATCATTAATGTGATAGGTTATTATTGATTATCTTATATATTATTCATCACTAATATTATCTTACTATTTATATTATTCACAACTTATCActttaatttgataaaaaaaaaattatcactttaacgattataaaaaagaatttttttggggggtgtaTTTAGACTTATTGTGTGAGAAAATCTATTTTCAATTCTAAATTGCAAATGGAACAAAAATTAGTCAACAGGGCAGAAGGTATCTATAATTTCCAATTATGAATGAGATAAAAAGAATATTTCATCACGATATGGAGGCACGAATGAATAAAATATCCCCATAAGTGTCCGGCTGATAAGATTGGCCTAGGGCAAGGATAcctaaagaaaaaggagagcATCCATGCAAATATGAAGTGGAGAGCCGAAAGTGAGAGGGAATTTTTACTCActatttttcttgattattttactatttttcttgattgttttgttcttttcaaGGCCAAGAGAGAACATTGACAATAGGGTGATTTTACAAAAGAAGTTTCTAACTATACGTcactcattttcttttttcttccttcttctttgttcGAGATCTCTTCGGAGAAAAAACAAatggataaagtttagttacaaaattaattgtaacttaaaattacaatcttatttaataaaataaacattactacttattttgaaaatctaaccattaaattgaatatttttacgctcttaatacacatatcaaattttgtatcaatcgaatattatttactatatgatctataaaattattttatgcataattttaaattacaaaattttgcaatttaaacaatttattgatgacataactatcgatctgtaattttctaaaatttttgcaagcatgaaagatataagaaaaaaatgtaatttaatagtagatttgtcaaaattcacctctaataaaaagatattgagtaaaattgtaactttaggttacaaccaattttgtagctaaattttgtccaaaacaaattccttctctttttatttatgaaaagcAATGGCATTAGGTCCCTAATTTacattaatataaattataagttaaaatattattttggtcataAACTTTACTAAAAGCTTTTTTTaggtccctaaactttaaaaggctttttttttcatcctcaaACCGCGTAAAGAGGTTTATTCAAtagtttataaacaaaatagggataaaaaagaatttttctaataagttttttagaaaaacttttttttaatagtttaatgatgaaaaataagATTATTTTGAAGCTCAAGGACATAAAATGAAACATTTCTAATAGTTTAAGAACGAAAAACGAACGAATTGGTAAAATTTAAGGAACATACTATTATTTTagcctaatatatatatatatatatatatatatattacaagttGGGATTGAAAGGAGTGCACTCAAATGTTATGCGCACCCAGCTTCAAGTAGCTGTAGCTCAAGACTCCTAGTCTTGGAGGAAGAAAGGCTGTCTCCACCTGGACCCATTTGCTCTTGTCTCAGTGCTttcccaaaagaagaaaaaaaaaattattttcatggATAGAAATTGGAATCCGATTGATGGGTTCTCTCTTTAatcattcctctctctctctctctctctctcttattcaGCTtatatttaagaaagaaaaaaaataatgggagagagagaatattagGGGGTGGTGACTTTAATTGTTAGCATCTTCTAACTTGGGGACCTTACTTTAAATGAatattagtgattttttttttttttttttttgatgggaatgaATATTAGTGATTTAATCACATGCAATTATACGATATGAACAGTCATATGAAAGTTTGGAGATGATACGAATTTTGAAAACTACAGTGGAAAATCAATACCAACATTAGAAAGAATATAAGAATCAGTTTTCTTTACAAGGAAAAGCCATTGCTTTTAACTTTTGTTCACTTGGAAATCTATAGACAAAATCAACTCAGTTTAGCTATCTCTTCCAATTCAGGCTACCTTTTCTGCTTCCTTATATTCTTTTGAACTTATTCTTGCTTAATAAAAAGAGAGGGTTAAAATTCTCACTGTGAGGTTGGAGAGATAACACAGTAGTAATAGCATCATTTGTGGTACccatatgttaaaaaaataaaattctcccTATAGATATTCTTGTCCTTCATAAATGTAGAGGCAACAACCGCTCCCTCTGGATGATATTCTATTCTAGTTTTTGACTTTAAGAGGGTCTGGGGACTTGACTATAAGTATAATAAACTGACTTTGGTGATTTGTATATATAAAGAATGTggaaatatgaagaaaaaaaaacctcaactaactaactaacatTTTGATGGATAGTTACCCATTACACATGCTAAAAAGAAGGCAAAGAATATGGGGATACTTTACAGAACTTTCACTTCATGTCCTAGGTCTAATTACATTGAATACAGAGGCATATATAGTGTCATTGCCCTTAGAAATTCTGAAAAGTAAGTGTGAagtcacaaaaattttcattttttttctaattttaaattgcTTTTGTTATTAGTTTAGTATGAGGTTTAAAATCAATCAAATTTCCCATCCCTCAGATTAAGAAAGAAATGCTTTAATAATATTAGCATGTGCTCCATAGAGAATCATTAGTACACACCATGTTACTAAATTTTATAATGACAGACATAAAAACTATAGATGTTAGGGCCCAattaaaaagaccaaaaaaaaaaaaaaaaactgtgctTCACTTGATTCTTTATTGATGTTGTAACATATAGTATGTTTgctttttcccccaaaaaaatagaagtaagCAACCTCTTTCTTTCACACACACGCATCCCTTAAGGTCATAAGACCCTAATGTACAAAGCTTTCACTTTTGCGGAATTTGGGAGAAGTAATTGTTAGGCAATCTtatccccaaattttttttctttttttttagaggctAATTTCCTGACTAGAAGATGATAAATTAAGAGGTtccataaaattgataaaataataactaaCAAATTCTTGAATACCCTCTTCTATATTAGTATTCATATATCTAACTATTAGTAGTTAGAGGTATTACACCTTCTGTTGTGTATTTCCTGCAAATCCAGCTCTTAAGCGAATTGAATGAACatataatgatatttttggCTCTAAAATTTAGAGCAAAAGTATTCACAAGCAAACCAAGAGTTTGAAATTATATGCAGTTTTTTCCCACTTCCAAGGAATAGTATTGATGAGATTCAAATCTTATGAAAGAATTCTTAGGAGAAAAGGTGAAATACATCTTCTCAATGTTTGCAACTAGACTTTTCCTAAGCTTGGTCTATAACAAGCAGGGAATATGAAAATTAACCCAAGTAAATAACAGATTTAAAGTAAAACGAAGATGAAAGTGAGAACTTAGATGTTCGTTTGCAATGCAGTAACATATTAGTGGCGTACATGTTCAGAAAGACTATGAAGAGTGAATATAACTTGCGTGCTTGGGTAAAAAACTGGCAAGCGCCACTATTCATCACTAGACAGTATTCAAATATTTAactctttctattttctaatGCACATAGAAAAGTATACAGTGTATAACTCTGAAGAGATTATaagatgaaaataataaatcctGCAAGAATGGCTTATGATAGTCATCAAGTCCAAGGATTAGCAAGAAGCACTAGAATTCTCTACTAGGTAGTAACCAAcaatttactttctttttcccAATTTTACAAGCACAAAACATATTGTCGTATTGATAGTATGTGCATCATTAATACTTAATAAACAAGAACACTattcatttaaaacaaaaaaacaaaacaagaacaaTGATTCAGAAAATATAGCTTTTAGCCCCAAAATAGTGGAGTTCTGTATTTGGCACTTTGGTACTTAATTTGCTTTGTGATATTTTTAGTGCActgatgagattttttttttttccacaccaCTGCAATATGGCTTTATCTGTAGCATATCCCATTTTCCAACTACCCTATTCTTATGTTAGCGACATGAACATCTATGCACCCATGGTCACCCTAAAAAGATGAAGCAAAGAGAGATGCTAATTAAGGGAAACTTAGGAAGAAGATTTCTATAAATAATGGCTATAAGAATTAGTGTTAGAATAATTATAAGAGAAAAGAAGGTGGATCCCACCATGGAGGCTAGGGCTACATCATAGAACAATGACACACAGGGGACATCCTCGTTTATGCATCTCTCTCTGCTATATATTTATGTGCTCTCCAGTTCACTTTGGGAAGCAAGTTAAAAGGAACTCCTTAACTTCTCCCTTTCCTCAATCATCACCACCATcaacaccaacaccaaaaaGCAGTAACAACATAATTTTAGCCGTGCCCTTCAACTGCATGGAGCCAAAACCAGAAAACGGTGGCAGTGATCCTATGGAAACTCTGCCTGAGATGTCCGACCCCCAGAACACAGCTGTCCTTGCCTACCCTGTACAAGCCAATTCTCAATCTGTTTATCAACGCACCTTGTATCCTATAACTTTAAAGGtcataatctctctctctccctctctcttaaAGCAAGAACATATATTGTCTGCATAATATATAGTAGTAATACAGTAGTTGCATAAACAATAAAGAATCATATTTTGTTTACTCTTAAATTACATTACCAAATATTTTCCAGCATAACAATTGTCATATATTTAACATAATGAAGAAGAATCTTTATGCTAATTTCCTGCTTTCTTTTCTATGTTTCTCTGTACAGTTTGAGGAGGTGGTGTATAAAGTGAATTTGGATCGGAAAGAATCCTGTTGGGGTAGTTGGACCAGCAGAGAAAAAACCATATTGAATGGGATAACAGGTATTGTTTCTCCAGGAGAGATACTAGCAATGTTAGGTCCATCTGGGAGTGGCAAAACCACCCTCCTTACAGCTCTCGGAGGCCGTCTAAATGGTAAATTGTCTGGAAAGATCACATACAATGGTCAGCCTTTTTCTGGTACCATAAAAAGAAGAACAGGATTTGTTGCTCAGGATGATGTTCTATATCCACATCTCACTGTGACCGAAACTCTATTTTTCACCGCACTCTTGAGGCTACCCAACAGCTTGACTCAGGAGGAAAAAGCACAGCATGTGGAAAATGTTATCACTGAGCTGGGATTGACTAGGTGCCGGAACAGCATGATAGGGGGGCCACTCTTTAGAGGAATATCAGGTGGAGAAAAGAAGAGGGTGAGTATAGGTCAGGAAATGCTAATTAATCCAAGCCTACTATTGCTAGATGAGCCAACCTCGGGCTTGGACTCAACCACAGCTCAACGCATCCTGAACACAGTCAAAAAGCTTGCCAGTGGGGGTAGAACTGTGGTCACCACCATTCACCAGCCCTCAAGCAGGCTGTACCACATGTTTGATAAGGTAGTCTTACTCTCTGAGGGGTCCCCCATCTATTATGGTCCTGCTTCTACGGCCTTGGAATATTTTTCCTCAATCAACTTTTCCACATCTATGACCGTCAATCCAGCTGATCTCTTACTTGATCTTGCTAACGGTAATTTCAACTTCTTTAAGCATCTAGGCTTAAATAAAAagacttttttatttccttcaaaataaaaatactagtAAGAGCTAAACGGAGACGACAGCAGCTGCTTTTTTATCCAACCTCAAttgattttttctcatgagCAGGAGATATCACTTGGCCTACTTTTGAAAGTGGAGCTATAATTTGTCTGCTTATTTAATGAAACATAAGTAATCTTCAACCACCCATTGTGCTTAACTAataattattagtaaaaaagttgagttttaacacacacacacacatcttcACTCGCGCACGTACTCACGTGCTTCAAAGATACTAAtcaaattttcacttcaaacaGTAGCTCATACTGTAAGATCTAACATATCTCAAGTTTACTGTGCTGTATTTGAATTAATCTGGACGGAGAAAAAATGTATGCAATGTCATGACCATTGTgggaaattcaaaatttcaggAATCGCCCCTGATTCCAAGCAAGCAACTGAGCAAGGTGAGAATGCAGAACGAGAACAGAAGTTGGTCAAGGAAACCCTGATTTCAGCCTATGACAAGAACATTTCTACAAGGTTGAAAGCCGAGCTTTGCGATGCCAACAACTACAATTATGCAAGAGATGGTTCTAAAAGTAAatcttctctctcctccctgTGATTGCTGTAACCATTAATTTATCCACTCTCAACCAGTCAACTTCATGCAGGAGCAACCCTCACCCCCCTCCCCCTTTTCCTTTGGCCTCAAATGATcactgtttttcttttcttctgaaCTTTAGTTTCAACTGATATGAAGTACTGAAATTACTGAGCAATGCAGGACATGATATGAAATCAGAGCAATGGTGTACAAGCTGGTGGCATCAGTTCAAGGTACTGCTCCAGAGGGGCCTAAGGGAGAGGAGGTTTGAAGCCTTCAACCGGCTCAGGATTTTCCAAGTTATAAGTGTTGCCGTACTTGGTGGACTCTTATGGTGGCACACCCCAACATCTCACATTGAAGACCGCGTAAGAATCACtcctaatttaaaattataaataaattatatgataCAAGAACAACTTTTATATCATAAATCTGGTAGTAGTAACGCTAAGGTTCTACATACAAATGACTTTTGAAGTTTTTGTCGACTCTATTTCatgtcaaaaaaatatttctaatctCCTATtatatcatttcaaaattttggcaGAAATGTGGAATTTGAACAGGAGTGGAGTTACTTTTGATATGAAATTTGTATCCTTAATT
The sequence above is drawn from the Quercus lobata isolate SW786 chromosome 12, ValleyOak3.0 Primary Assembly, whole genome shotgun sequence genome and encodes:
- the LOC115970700 gene encoding ABC transporter G family member 14, with product MEPKPENGGSDPMETLPEMSDPQNTAVLAYPVQANSQSVYQRTLYPITLKFEEVVYKVNLDRKESCWGSWTSREKTILNGITGIVSPGEILAMLGPSGSGKTTLLTALGGRLNGKLSGKITYNGQPFSGTIKRRTGFVAQDDVLYPHLTVTETLFFTALLRLPNSLTQEEKAQHVENVITELGLTRCRNSMIGGPLFRGISGGEKKRVSIGQEMLINPSLLLLDEPTSGLDSTTAQRILNTVKKLASGGRTVVTTIHQPSSRLYHMFDKVVLLSEGSPIYYGPASTALEYFSSINFSTSMTVNPADLLLDLANGIAPDSKQATEQGENAEREQKLVKETLISAYDKNISTRLKAELCDANNYNYARDGSKRHDMKSEQWCTSWWHQFKVLLQRGLRERRFEAFNRLRIFQVISVAVLGGLLWWHTPTSHIEDRIALLFFFSVFWGFYPLYNAVFTFPQERRMLIKERSSGMYHLSSYFLARTVGDLPLELALPTAFVCIIYWMGGLKPEPATFIFSLLVVLYAVLVSQSLGLAIGAILMDIKQATTLASVTTLVFLIAGGYYVQQIPPFIVWLKYLSYSYYCYKLLLGVQYNEDDYYECSKGVMCRVGDFPAVKSMGLNHLWVDVAIMGLMLVGYRLVAYLALHRVRLR